The Humulus lupulus chromosome 4, drHumLupu1.1, whole genome shotgun sequence genome has a window encoding:
- the LOC133832329 gene encoding uncharacterized protein LOC133832329, producing the protein MTGQEMKWSTPKKVGGSRQNVSTAMTLRANKYSILQENQMEVSKKSLGAFLETKLKGNKVEDMMRNVFLGLNWYSSPILEGRILLVWKEDRVSLNVTQAVDQLINCEVKIKGVSQKICLTFVYARNSVEERKGLWSQLALLEYSVHPWLVIGDFNPVFEFDDRIGGRLLTEMEVEYSRLWRAYAMLSELRSNGSNFSWSNKQKGGTRIFSKLDRIFINESWIDSFPESKARIDWDTISYHYFCLIKTVPIEVSGSRPFRYFNMWANHKDFWSIVIGNWSKPTGGYGLQRIMQKLRRLKTDLYQFNKLQAQLLLQQNLSSILLQEDEKEAYIDFDSKSRMYESFLHQKSKINWLRFGDENTAYFHASLKQRRIRNRITSYMNDEGQIVDTHAKVVAHFYNHFKGFLGNSSIATSRVDQECFQQGPVLSLEQKIDLIQPFTKKDVKRSLFSIGSNKIPGPDGFGSGFYKALWKDKGEEISEAILLFFERGEIPSQMNGKILSLIPKWIDELYLKGHSFWNYKLKSDVSWYWRKLCYLREVFSKEVLVASFGNGKQNLKDLYSSWLQKVPISFAKACQISVDSCLCPVCERVEETHMHLFFDCIFSQQLLSTVFGVIEALAFLLIVPSLLNKYIV; encoded by the exons ATGACTGGGCAGGAGATGAAATGGTCTACACCTAAAAAAGTTGGAGGTTCAAGGCAAAATGTATCAACAGCTATGACTTTGAGAGCTAACAAATATAGTATCTTGCAAGAGAATCAGATGGAGGTCTCAAAGAAGA GTTTAGGTGCTTTTCTTGAAACTAAATTGAAAGGCAATAAGGTTGAGGACATGATGAGGAATGTTTTCTTGGGTTTGAATTGGTATAGTAGTCCGATTTTGGAGGGTAGGATTTTGTTAGTTTGGAAGGAAGATAGAGTTTCTTTAAATGTTACTCAGGCAGTTGACCAACTTATTAATTGTGAGGTGAAGATTAAGGGAGTTTCTCAAAAAATTTGCTTGACTTTTGTGTATGCTAGGAATTCGGTGGAGGAGAGGAAAGGTCTTTGGTCTCAATTAGCCTTACTTGAGTATTCTGTTCACCCTTGGTTGGTTATTGGGGACTTCAATCCTGTCTTTGAATTTGATGATCGTATTGGGGGTAGGCTACTTACTGAAATGGAAGTGGAATATAGTCGTCTTTGGAGGGCTTATGCTATGTTGTCAGAATTACGATCGAATGGTTCTAATTTTTCCTGGTCTAATAAGCAAAAGGGAGGAACAAGAATTTTCTCAAAATTGGATAGAATTTTTATAAATGAATCATGGATAGATTCCTTTCCTGAGTCAAAAGCTCGTATTGACTGGGATACTATTTCTTATCACTATTTTTGTCTTATCAAAACAGTTCCAATTGAGGTCTCAGGGAGTAGGCCTTTCAGATATTTTAATATGTGGGCTAATCATAAGGATTTTTGGAGTATAGTCATTGGTAACTGGTCTAAACCGACTGGTGGTTATGGATTGCAGCGGATTATGCAGAAGTTAAGGAGGCTTAAAACTGATTTATATCAGTTTAATAAGTTGCAA GCCCAGCTCTTGTTACAGCAGAATCTATCTTCGATTTTACTACAGGAGGATGAGAAAGAGGCGTACATTGATTTTGATAGTAAGTCCAGAATGTATGAGAGCTTCCTTCATCAAAAGAGCAAAATTAATTGGCTTCGATTTGGTGATGAGAATACTGCTTACTTTCATGCTAGTCTTAAGCAGAGGAGGATTAGGAACCGAATCACTTCTTATATGAATGATGAGGGTCAGATTGTTGATACTCATGCTAAAGTTGTAGCTCATTTTTATAACCATTTCAAAGGCTTTCTTGGAAACTCTAGTATAGCAACCAGTCGGGTAGATCAGGAGTGTTTCCAGCAGGGGCCAGTTTTGTCTTTGGAGCAAAAAATTGATTTAATTCAGCCTTTTACTAAGAAGGATGTTAAGAGGTCTTTATTTAGTATCGGTTCTAACAAGATCCCTGGTCCAGATGGTTTTGGCTCAGGCTTCTACAAAGCTCTTTGGAAGGACAAAGGGGAAGAAATCTCTGAGGCGATTTTGTTATTTTTTGAGCGTGGTGAGATACCTTCTCAGATGAATGGGAAAATTTTATCTCTCATACCTAAG TGGATTGATGAGCTTTATCTCAAAGGTCATTCTTTTTGGAATTATAAACTAAAATCAGATGTTAGTTGGTATTGGCGAAAATTATGCTATCTGAGAGAGGTGTTTTCTAAAGAGGTATTGGTGGCTTCGTTTGGTAATGGTAAGCAGAATCTGAAGGATCTGTATAGTAGTTGGCTTCAGAAGGTCCCGATTTCTTTTGCTAAGGCG TGCCAGATTTCTGTTGACTCTTGCTTGTGTCCGGTTTGTGAAAGAGTTGAGGAAACCCATATGCATTTGTTTTTTGATTGTATCTTCTCTCAACAG CTGCTGTCTACTGTATTTGGTGTAATAGAAGCTCTTGCATTTTTGCTCATTGTTCCTTCACTCCTCAACAAATACATTGTATGA